One segment of Bradyrhizobium sp. CB2312 DNA contains the following:
- a CDS encoding cytochrome c, translating into MRWLDTCGVVSAIPAGIWVNAAQAQSPFGIGRPATAAEVAGWNIDVGRDGSNLPKGSGSVAHGREVYAQQCASCHGDKGEGGLGDRLAGGQGTIGTAKPVRTVGSYWPYAPTLFDYIRRAMPQNAPQSLGDDDVYAVSAYVLNLNGLVGADAILDAKSLAAIRMPNRDKFVGDARPDVKK; encoded by the coding sequence ATGCGCTGGCTTGACACTTGCGGCGTCGTCTCTGCGATCCCCGCCGGCATCTGGGTGAATGCGGCGCAAGCACAAAGCCCCTTCGGTATTGGTCGGCCGGCAACGGCCGCCGAGGTCGCAGGCTGGAATATCGACGTCGGCCGCGATGGCAGCAATTTGCCGAAGGGAAGCGGCTCGGTCGCGCATGGGCGTGAGGTGTACGCTCAGCAATGTGCCTCGTGTCACGGCGACAAAGGCGAAGGCGGTCTCGGTGACCGGCTCGCCGGCGGACAGGGCACGATCGGAACGGCAAAGCCGGTCCGAACCGTTGGCAGCTACTGGCCCTATGCGCCGACACTGTTCGACTACATCCGCCGCGCGATGCCGCAGAATGCGCCGCAATCGCTGGGCGACGACGACGTCTATGCGGTGTCGGCCTATGTCCTGAACCTGAACGGGCTTGTTGGGGCGGATGCGATCCTCGACGCTAAATCGCTCGCGGCCATCAGAATGCCGAACCGCGACAAATTCGTCGGCGATGCGCGCCCGGATGTGAAGAAGTGA
- a CDS encoding divalent metal cation transporter: MTDSALTPTKSERTFLQRLGPGLITGAADDDPSGIATYSQAGAQFGYGLLWTVFLTTPFMIAIQLVSAQIGRVTGKGLAANVMQIAPRWAVLGLVAMLVAANTFNIAADIAAMAEALSLVIGGLNHEHALIFAAGSTLLQVFLPYRRYSPVLKFLTLALFAYVATAFTVKIPWSTAVLAAVWPQTNVSADYFMMVVAVLGTTISPYLFFWQASQEVEEMNCGQRDKPLRELKRGGSPELARIRADTISGMLLSNGIAFFIILTTASVLHANGVTNISSATQAAEALRPLAGDFTFALFATGIIGTGLLAIPVLAGSAAYGVAEIFGWRATLEAKPDEAAGFYTIIAAATAIGFGLGFTGIDSIHMLVWSAVLNGVVAVPIMAMMMLIVSSRAIMGRFRARSWLIALGWLGTALMALAVLALLGSSLIG, from the coding sequence ATGACCGACAGCGCCCTGACCCCGACGAAATCCGAGCGGACCTTCCTGCAACGGCTGGGGCCGGGCCTCATCACCGGGGCGGCGGACGACGATCCGTCGGGCATTGCCACCTATTCGCAGGCCGGTGCGCAATTCGGCTATGGACTGCTCTGGACGGTGTTTCTGACCACGCCGTTCATGATCGCGATCCAGCTCGTCAGCGCGCAGATCGGGCGCGTCACCGGCAAGGGGCTTGCCGCCAACGTCATGCAGATCGCGCCGCGCTGGGCGGTGCTTGGACTGGTGGCGATGCTCGTTGCCGCCAACACGTTCAACATCGCCGCCGACATCGCCGCGATGGCGGAGGCGCTCTCGCTCGTCATCGGCGGCCTCAACCACGAGCACGCGCTCATCTTCGCGGCCGGCTCGACCCTGCTCCAGGTGTTCCTGCCCTATCGCCGCTATTCGCCGGTGCTGAAATTCCTCACGTTGGCGCTGTTCGCCTATGTCGCGACCGCCTTCACCGTGAAGATCCCGTGGAGCACGGCAGTGCTCGCCGCGGTGTGGCCGCAGACGAATGTCAGCGCCGACTATTTCATGATGGTGGTCGCGGTGCTCGGCACCACCATCAGCCCTTATTTGTTCTTCTGGCAGGCATCCCAGGAGGTCGAGGAGATGAATTGCGGCCAGCGCGACAAGCCGCTTCGCGAGCTGAAGCGCGGCGGCAGTCCGGAGCTTGCGCGCATCAGGGCCGACACCATTTCCGGCATGCTGCTCTCGAACGGCATCGCCTTCTTCATCATCCTGACCACGGCGTCGGTCCTGCACGCCAACGGCGTCACCAACATCAGCTCGGCGACGCAGGCAGCCGAAGCGCTGCGGCCGCTCGCCGGCGATTTCACCTTCGCCCTGTTCGCAACCGGCATCATCGGCACCGGCCTGCTCGCGATTCCGGTGCTGGCGGGCTCGGCGGCTTACGGCGTTGCGGAGATATTCGGCTGGCGCGCCACGCTGGAGGCAAAGCCGGACGAGGCGGCCGGGTTCTACACCATCATCGCCGCCGCGACCGCGATCGGCTTCGGGCTCGGCTTCACCGGGATCGACTCGATCCACATGCTGGTGTGGAGCGCCGTGCTCAACGGCGTCGTCGCGGTGCCGATCATGGCGATGATGATGCTGATCGTCTCGAGCCGCGCGATCATGGGCCGTTTCAGGGCGCGGTCGTGGCTGATCGCGCTGGGCTGGCTCGGCACAGCGCTGATGGCGCTGGCCGTCCTCGCCCTGCTCGGCTCGTCCCTGATCGGCTGA